In a single window of the Elaeis guineensis isolate ETL-2024a chromosome 6, EG11, whole genome shotgun sequence genome:
- the LOC105047117 gene encoding uncharacterized protein: MDEAKAAVFGVPADALPITTKIVQTDSNLKDTRSEIQPLRTTMDLELCKEARSGDKNILCNLLPPEDASSKDPTEETPEGAAIQGNTSCLLKVTPEENTALHIIASRGHLEFAKEICRREISLLTAPNKRLDTPLHCAARVGNVEMVSYIIKLATEHDKENEVLRATNKENANALHEAAKYDRVDVANILMEKDPELASMLNCFEMSPLYLAMASRSLKVAKVLLQFSYWKEASPKSYAGPNKKTALHAAVLMSREITQDLLQRKPMLTKYADLLGRTPLHYAASNGDRHMAKLLLEQDSSTAYLADANGLFPIHIAASMENIPVVDQILKHCPDADELLDKGGKNFLHVAVKWKRLDLVRKIISEKPALRKLLNDQDNNGNTPLHTAVKNSDQGSVHFLLRDKIVYVNIINDDGFTPLDLAYEKLDEDLPFRTNSTEVCIASCLASIKACSSPQELHDLESGELSSDEAKEKPSGDDMFQERSSGNKAKRKPSASSKAKGKPSSSSKARRKQASSSKAKGNPSGDDKFKTSHQKKNDRSKENSSRNEGDEIGRQVNLARNLGIAAVLIVTVTFAAGFTLPGGYIADDHLGRGTAVLAKEYTFKVFVISDALALVFSIIATCWLMHAGTSIVDKHSRRRALSWAMRCLWAAFAGMCTAFGMGIYVALAPSCKRISIPLCIASLGAPIFAHVVANYNVYRLLGTVRIRQGYRQCIWPTIHLHDKKRLAHYSQPSRHVIIFLLLTFGTYAIVFLSAML; this comes from the exons ATGGATGAGGCTAAAGCAGCTGTCTTTGGAGTACCGGCAGATGCTTTGCCCATTACTACGAAAATTGTGCAAACAGATTCCAATCTTAAAGATACTCGAAGCGAAATCCAACCCCTACGCACAACCATGGATCTTGAATTGTGCAAAGAAGCAAGATCAGGAGACAAAAATATTCTATGTAACTTGCTTCCACCAGAAGATGCATCTTCCAAAGATCCGACGGAGGAGACACCGGAGGGTGCTGCAATACAAGGAAATACCAGCTGCCTCCTCAAAGTTACACCAGAGGAGAACACGGCCCTCCATATAATTGCTAGTCGAGGACATCTAGAGTTTGCCAAAGAAATCTGTCGGAGAGAGATATCTCTTTTAACGGCACCAAACAAGAGGCTTGACACTCCGCTGCATTGCGCTGCAAGGGTTGGAAATGTTGAGATGGTTTCCTACATCATCAAATTAGCAACAGAGCATGATAAAGAAAATGAAGTGCTAAGGGCGACAAACAAGGAAAATGCCAATGCTTTGCATGAGGCTGCCAAATATGATCGTGTGGATGTGGCCAATATACTGATGGAGAAGGATCCTGAACTAGCATCCATGCTGAACTGCTTCGAAATGTCTCCCCTCTATTTAGCCATGGCGTCAAGATCTCTCAAAGTAGCCAAAGTCTTACTCCAGTTTTCCTATTGGAAGGAGGCTTCTCCAAAATCTTATGCAGGTCCTAACAAGAAAACGGCATTGCATGCAGCAGTTCTCATGAGTCGAG AAATTACACAAGACTTATTGCAGCGGAAGCCAATGCTCACCAAATATGCTGATTTGTTGGGGAGAACTCCTCTTCATTATGCAGCTTCAAATGGTGATCGTCATATGGCAAAGTTATTATTAGAGCAAGATTCCTCTACAGCCTACCTAGCAGATGCCAATGGCTTATTTCCTATACACATTGCAGCTAGTATGGAAAACATTCCTGTAGTTGATCAGATTTTAAAACACTGCCCGGATGCAGATGAATTATTGGACAAGGGGGGAAAGAATTTTCTTCATGTTGCTGTTAAATGGAAAAGATTAGATTTGGTCAGGAAAATTATCTCAGAGAAACCGGCTCTCAGGAAGCTGTTAAATGACCAAGATAACAATGGGAATACGCCGTTACACACAGCTGTTAAAAACAGTGACCAAGGGAGCGTGCATTTTCTTCTACGGGACAAAATCGTATACgtgaatattatcaatgatgatgGCTTCACCCCTCTCGACTTGGCTTATGAAAAGTTGGATGAAGACCTGCCATTCCGGACG AATTCAACCGAAGTTTGCATTGCAAGCTGCTTGGCTTCAATAAAGGCTTGCTCCAGTCCGCAAGAATTGCATGATTTAGAAAGCGGTGAATTATCCAGTGATGAGGCCAAAGAGAAACCATCCGGCGATGATATGTTTCAAGAAAGATCATCTGGCAATAAAGCTAAAAGGAAACCATCAGCCAGCAGTAAGGCCAAAGGGAAACCATCATCCAGTAGTAAGGCCAGAAGGAAACAAGCATCCAGCAGTAAGGCCAAAGGGAACCCATCTGGCGATGATAAATTCAAAACATCCCATCAGAAAAAGAATGATAGGTCCAAAGAAAATTCATCCCGCAACGAGGGCGATGAAATCGGGAGACAGGTGAATTTAGCCAGAAATCTCGGGATCGCTGCGGTGTTAATTGTTACGGTCACATTTGCTGCTGGTTTCACTCTCCCCGGCGGGTACATAGCTGATGATCATCTAGGCCGTGGCACAGCAGTTCTAGCAAAAGAGTATACCTTCAAAGTATTCGTCATCTCAGATGCCTTGGCATTGGTGTTCTCCATCATAGCCACATGCTGGCTCATGCATGCTGGAACGTCGATAGTTGATAAACATAGTCGTAGACGAGCCCTTTCTTGGGCAATGCGCTGTCTGTGGGCGGCATTTGCTGGCATGTGTACTGCATTCGGAATGGGTATATATGTAGCATTGGCGCCCAGCTGCAAGCGTATCAGCATTCCTTTATGCATCGCGTCTCTGGGAGCCCCTATTTTTGCTCATGTGGTGGCAAATTATAACGTCTATAGGTTGCTGGGAACAGTAAGAATCAGGCAAGGGTATAGACAATGTATTTGGCCGACCATACACCTGCACGATAAGAAACGTCTTGCTCATTATTCGCAGCCCAGTAGACATGTCATTATTTTTCTGCTTCTCACATTTGGCACTTATGCCATCGTTTTCCTATCAGCGATGCTCTAG